The Branchiostoma lanceolatum isolate klBraLanc5 chromosome 12, klBraLanc5.hap2, whole genome shotgun sequence DNA segment TAATCCCTTTCTTGTTCTTTGTTAGAACTTACAGCCAACTAATAACACAATTCAACCAGGTCATTGAGTTTGATCAttgaatgcaaaatatttcttcATAGTGACAAAATCCCTCAGCTGGGTTGACTCCCCTAGTACAATATACACAACAGTTGCTCAATCATTTGTTATGAAGCTTGTTCAAAGCATTCTGCATGCATGTATGACCATCAATGAGGATCGAACTGAGTAAGTAATCATATAGAAATCTTTAATCTGATGGCTGGCATTCTATTATATTACACAAAATACAAGTATGTGGACCAGGacttagcctggataccagacccccaatctttAAAATATCTATTGACAATTCTCGTTATTCTTCTGGTCAGGTGGTCGGGCCTGGCTTCTCACTGATCAGGAACTGAACATGGTTCCACACAAACCACAGCTGGAAACAAGACGGACAATCTTAGCTTCAGTTtacatgataatacatgtagttttccaTATTTACTTTTACCATGAAATTCAACAAAATAGATTCTACAGAACAGAACAGGTCAAAGCTATCAGAAAACAGCCCTGGTCCTTACCTCGACTGGAACGCACAACATTCTGCCTGCAGCCAGCAGGAGGACAGCTGTGTAGTGGATGGTGTGGGGCAGGTGCCATGTGTACAGCTGCACACCTGTCTCATGGCCGTACAGCCAGAGTGGCAAAACATGGAGTCCTGCTATAGCAAACATCCCTACAGGAGTCTTGAAACCTGTAATAAGAACAAAGTCATCGCCAAGCTATAGTACAATATACatcatgtacctacatgtaccaatgGAGATGGTCACATGTTGTGCTGGATGTAGGCAAATCAGGTAAATAGCATCTTCCTCTTATGCTTTTTTTCACATCCGAGTGGAACATTGCTGAAAGGGGACTGAGAAGTCCTCTTCttcataatgtccttgattcaaaCCAGGACAGGTGACATTAAAgtgtataagacaccaatgatatcaaaataaaaaattccggaaattacataaaccatgataatattgtttgataacatagacatttgcacaaaatacacacccttcAGACGTTATTGAAcgtcaaaacatcatacctccagcttctgattcttcccaccaggtaattacattaatcagtgactttactcttccgatgacgtcacattgagcatggcagccggttcggaactttgcactgcggctcggaaagaacgttcttttgagaagtAAACAAGCTAAATATTATGATATCTTTTAATTGAATGTAATCCCTATAAttgagcactgtttgctcatcaaatgatgtttttaacAAGCGatggtgtaaggttccgaactgGCTGCCGTgtttttgtgacgtcatcggaagaataaagtcactgattaatgtaattacctggtgggaagatcagaaaaaaatcaaaagctagCAGTATGGTTTCTTATGGTTCAgtgttaaataacatcagaagggtgtgtatttgttttgaatgtttatattcattgaatgatactatttCTATTACAGATGATAAGAAGAtgctgtattttggtgtcataaacactttaagACTTAATTGAAAGAAGAACATCTATGTAAAAAGGTAGATGATACAAAatttcattgtcattgaaagAACAAACGGTATACCTAATGGTATAAACATTCAGGCCTGTCCAGCATGCCACATACCTTTCGCCATAACGCCTTCCACCCACCAGGGGGCCTCGATAGACCGCCAGACTGGCCCCATGTTGTGTGTGCAGACAAACACAAGCCACTCCAAACAAGCAATAAAGAATCCCCACTaagatgaacaaaacaaaacagtagATAATCTTACAATGAAGGTCTCTTTCAATTTAGCAAGTATTCTGttctaaacaaagaaacattacaCACTGCATGACAACTGCTAACTCCCTGTCAGTCTGTAACGTCAATACCCTTAGCATCTTAGCAAAGGTAAACACCTGCAGTTAGATTATGGTCAACTTTATAAATTGTAACCATGATTTATGATAATGGTCATCATCAGACTTTCAGAAAGTGTATGGTGCCAGTTGTCAACTGAAACAGATAGTCCCTTTACTTCACTCTCAAtgccacaaatgaacagaaaatgGTGAACTGTCAGGTTCCCTGGATCTTATGATAACTCCAGACTCATTGTCAGCACACTCAAAAAGatatccaagatggctgccgtctGCAGGCAGGTTTGAGCAGTGCTGTCCCCTAAGtgctatttctttgttt contains these protein-coding regions:
- the LOC136446560 gene encoding uncharacterized protein isoform X3; this translates as MTTPRFCVLWYVPNVIGVDGWAARKLQQVSAFGAWLDVAVDCIGRSLLWCCLYKWGFFIACLEWLVFVCTHNMGPVWRSIEAPWWVEGVMAKGFKTPVGMFAIAGLHVLPLWLYGHETGVQLYTWHLPHTIHYTAVLLLAAGRMLCVPVELWFVWNHVQFLISEKPGPTT
- the LOC136446560 gene encoding uncharacterized protein isoform X1; its protein translation is MTTPRFCVLWYVPNVIGYIRLALLLAAWLTFDMPLLFIPLYTLSILLDGVDGWAARKLQQVSAFGAWLDVAVDCIGRSLLWCCLYKWGFFIACLEWLVFVCTHNMGPVWRSIEAPWWVEGVMAKGFKTPVGMFAIAGLHVLPLWLYGHETGVQLYTWHLPHTIHYTAVLLLAAGRMLCVPVELWFVWNHVQFLISEKPGPTT
- the LOC136446560 gene encoding uncharacterized protein isoform X2 produces the protein MPLLFIPLYTLSILLDGVDGWAARKLQQVSAFGAWLDVAVDCIGRSLLWCCLYKWGFFIACLEWLVFVCTHNMGPVWRSIEAPWWVEGVMAKGFKTPVGMFAIAGLHVLPLWLYGHETGVQLYTWHLPHTIHYTAVLLLAAGRMLCVPVELWFVWNHVQFLISEKPGPTT